Proteins from a genomic interval of Arachis hypogaea cultivar Tifrunner chromosome 10, arahy.Tifrunner.gnm2.J5K5, whole genome shotgun sequence:
- the LOC112714345 gene encoding protein kinase PINOID: protein MVDSGFGGSRDSGMSLETVNSAQRTSMSSDSICSTSFSRLSFDLLPTSPESLSIKPHRSSDFAYSAIRSATFRRKSGLTFRDFHLLRRIGAGDIGTVYLCRLRDSAAASDEFPSGEYDNSNSNGDDEPAGCFYAMKVVDKEAVAMKNKSQRAEMERKILKMLDHPFLPTLYAEFEASHFSCIVMEFCPGGDLHSLRYKQPQKRFPLSSARFYAAEVLVALEYLHMLGIIYRDLKPENVLVRSDGHIMLSDFDLSLCSDAIPAVESSDYSPDSENTFPLPYTNTRTYSATPLFSCLSNRVFRSRKVQTLNPKRLFVAEPVGARSCSFVGTHEYVSPEVASGNSHGNAVDWWSFGIFVYELVYGRTPFAGPSNDVTLRNIIKKPLTFPTATPCSTLEHHARDLISSLLHKDPTRRLGSRRGAADVKKHPFFSGINLALIRMLTPPDIPYLRRQKTMSSSLLSTTTKGHNTIMSNKQLQTTASFDCF, encoded by the exons ATGGTAGATAGTGGTTTTGGTGGTAGTCGTGATTCTGGGATGAGCTTGGAGACTGTGAATTCTGCACAGAGAACGTCCATGAGCAGTGACAGCATCTGTAGCACCAGCTTCAGCCGTCTCTCTTTCGACCTCCTACCTACCTCGCCGGAGAGCCTCTCCATCAAGCCACACCGCTCCTCTGACTTTGCATACTCCGCCATCCGCTCCGCCACTTTCCGCCGCAAGTCTGGTCTCACCTTCCGCGACTTTCACCTCCTCCGCCGTATAGGCGCCGGTGACATCGGCACCGTCTACCTCTGCCGCCTCCGTGACTCAGCCGCCGCCTCCGATGAGTTCCCCTCCGGTGAGTACGACAACTCCAACAGCAACGGCGACGATGAACCCGCCGGGTGCTTCTACGCGATGAAGGTGGTGGACAAAGAGGCGGTGGCGATGAAGAACAAGTCGCAGAGGGCCGAAATGGAGAGGAAGATCCTAAAGATGTTGGACCATCCGTTCCTTCCTACCCTATATGCGGAGTTTGAAGCGTCTCATTTTTCTTGCATTGTGATGGAGTTTTGTCCCGGCGGCGACCTCCACTCCCTCCGCTACAAGCAACCACAAAAACGGTTCCCTCTCTCCTCCGCAAG GTTTTACGCTGCGGAGGTACTGGTTGCTTTGGAATACCTGCACATGCTTGGAATCATCTACAGGGATCTAAAGCCCGAAAACGTGTTGGTCAGATCAGACGGTCACATCATGCTCTCCGATTTCGATCTCTCCCTTTGTTCCGATGCAATCCCAGCTGTTGAATCCTCTGACTATTCCCCTGACTCAGAAAATACATTCCCCCTACcatacacaaacacacgcactTACTCAGCAACGCCACTATTCTCCTGTCTCTCTAACCGCGTCTTCCGATCCAGGAAAGTTCAGACGCTCAACCCCAAGCGCCTCTTCGTGGCAGAGCCCGTCGGAGCACGCTCCTGCTCCTTCGTCGGAACTCACGAGTACGTGTCGCCAGAGGTTGCCTCCGGGAATTCCCACGGAAATGCCGTTGACTGGTGGTCTTTCGGGATATTCGTATACGAGCTCGTGTATGGTCGCACGCCGTTTGCTGGTCCATCCAACGATGTGACACTCCGCAACATCATAAAGAAGCCGTTGACATTTCCCACAGCCACGCCCTGTAGCACGCTTGAGCACCACGCCCGGGACCTCATAAGTAGCTTGCTCCACAAGGACCCCACTCGAAGACTCGGGTCCAGGCGGGGCGCTGCTGACGTCAAAAAACACCCCTTCTTCAGCGGGATCAACCTGGCGCTCATCAGGATGCTCACTCCGCCGGATATTCCCTATCTCAGGAGGCAAAAAACGATGTCGTCTTCGTTGCTCTCTACTACTACTAAAGGTCACAACACCATAATGAGTAATAAGCAGCTGCAAACAACGGCGTCGTTTGATTGCTTTTGA
- the LOC112714346 gene encoding cytochrome b561, DM13 and DOMON domain-containing protein At5g54830: protein MLRESTISLFLFFFLCCHADPECTRVSPLVDLEFDFKMVQHQLRGRIKVLDDCSFRVSQFDMLSGSDVHWWGALAPDLDNLTNGFVISDHRLNQTFANSTFVVRLLNNVTWSMIQVLAVWDRPTGSDFGHIVLEDLANVTEASPAPAPAGGDGKGKGEVRIHTEPTMFENCKVLSDNFRLRWSLNVGEDSIEIGLEAATGIMNYMAFGWANPNNTGSELMVGADVAVAGFKEDGLPFVDDFFITKYSECVTDSNGSSEGVCPDSIYVGPDRVGLVNNTELIFGQRKDGVTFVRYRRPLSKVDGKYDHPVDPLANMTVIWAMGKIRPPDTLQHHYLPQNHGGLPSQNFGHLVLNVSEHVNDCHGPLDAEDKEDQDVIIADGKVPLVVSTGPALHYPNPPNPERVLYINKKESPVLRVERGVPVTFSIQAGHDVAFYVTSDPIGGNATVRNLTETIYAGGPEAHGVVASPKELVWAPNRNTPDKLYYHSLFEPKMGWRVEVVDGGLSDMYNNSVLLDDQQVTFFWTLSKDSIFIAARGEKKSGYLAIGFGSGMVNTYAYVGWIDDNGLGRVDTYWIDGKDAKSIHHTHENLTYVRCRTENGIITLEFTRPLDPSCDRSIRPECSNIIDPTTPLKVVWAMGARWSNENLSNMNMHSVTSSRAINVLLMRGSAEAEQDLLPVLAVHGFMMFLAWGMLLPGGILAARYLKHLKGDGWYKIHVYLQYSGLVIVLLALLFAVAELRGFYVTSPHVKFGIAAIFFACIQPVNACLRPPKPNNGEHPSSKRVIWEYFHIIVGRTAFVLGLAALFSGMKHLEERYGEENANGLILAMVVWFVLGAFIVAYLEYRERQRVRGRIFGRSNWVLGNAEEDDSLDLLSPSRAHAEKESQTSATMEVQLEPLNR, encoded by the coding sequence ATGCTTCGCGAatccaccatctccctcttcctcttcttcttcttatgcTGTCATGCGGATCCGGAGTGCACGCGGGTCAGCCCGCTCGTCGATTTGGAGTTCGACTTCAAGATGGTTCAGCACCAGCTCAGAGGCCGCATCAAGGTCCTCGACGATTGCTCCTTTAGGGTTTCACAATTTGACATGCTCTCCGGCTCCGACGTTCATTGGTGGGGCGCCCTCGCCCCTGATCTTGATAACCTCACCAACGGATTCGTCATTTCCGATCACCGCTTGAACCAAACTTTCGCCAATTCCACCTTCGTTGTGCGCTTGCTCAACAACGTTACCTGGAGcatgatccaggtccttgcagtTTGGGATCGCCCCACCGGCTCCGATTTTGGCCACATCGTCCTCGAAGATTTAGCCAATGTCACGGAGGCATCTCCCGCACCCGCTCCGGCCGGCGGGGATGGGAAAGGAAAAGGTGAGGTTCGTATTCACACTGAGCCGACAATGTTTGAGAATTGCAAGGTTTTGTCTGATAATTTTAGGCTAAGgtggagtttgaatgtgggggagGATTCCATTGAGATTGGTCTCGAAGCTGCAACTGGGATCATGAATTACATGGCTTTTGGCTGGGCAAACCCTAATAACACTGGGTCTGAGCTCATGGTTGGTGCTGATGTTGCTGTTGCAGGGTTTAAGGAGGACGGGTTGCCATTTGTGGATGATTTCTTCATCACCAAGTATAGTGAGTGTGTCACAGATAGCAATGGATCTTCAGAAGGGGTTTGCCCCGATTCGATCTATGTTGGTCCTGATAGAGTTGGTTTGGTGAATAATACTGAGTTGATTTTTGGGCAGAGGAAAGATGGAGTCACATTTGTTAGATATAGGAGGCCGTTGAGTAAGGTTGATGGGAAGTATGATCACCCTGTGGATCCTTTGGCTAACATGACGGTTATCTGGGCAATGGGCAAGATTAGGCCTCCTGATACCCTTCAGCATCACTATCTTCCTCAGAATCATGGCGGTCTTCCATCTCAGAATTTCGGGCATTTGGTTCTGAATGTTTCTGAGCATGTGAATGATTGTCATGGTCCCCTGGATGCTGAGGATAAAGAGGATCAAGATGTCATCATTGCTGATGGTAAGGTTCCGTTGGTTGTTTCGACTGGTCCAGCACTGCATTATCCAAATCCACCAAATCCGGAGAGGGTTCTTTACATCAACAAAAAGGAGTCTCCTGTGTTGAGGGTGGAAAGAGGGGTGCCTGTCACGTTTTCCATACAAGCCGGGCATGACGTTGCATTTTATGTTACTTCTGATCCAATCGGTGGAAATGCTACTGTGAGGAATCTAACCGAGACAATTTATGCTGGAGGTCCTGAGGCTCATGGAGTTGTAGCCAGTCCTAAGGAGTTAGTTTGGGCACCTAACAGGAACACTCCCGACAAGTTATACTATCATTCGTTGTTTGAGCCGAAAATGGGTTGGAGAGTTGAGGTTGTTGATGGGGGTCTGTCTGACATGTATAATAATAGTGTTCTTCTTGATGATCAGCAGGTTACTTTCTTCTGGACATTGTCAAAGGATTCCATATTTATTGCTGCTCGTGGTGAGAAAAAGAGTGGTTATCTTGCAATAGGATTTGGAAGTGGAATGGTAAACACTTATGCTTATGTAGGCTGGATAGATGATAATGGTCTAGGTCGTGTTGACACTTACTGGATTGATGGAAAGGATGCTAAAAGTATACATCATACGCATGAGAATTTGACATATGTGAGATGCAGAACAGAAAATGGTATTATTACCTTGGAATTTACACGTCCACTGGACCCATCATGTGATAGGAGCATTAGGCCAGAATGTAGCAATATTATTGATCCCACAACTCCACTTAAAGTTGTTTGGGCAATGGGAGCTAGATGGAGTAATGAAAATCTTAGTAACATGAATATGCATTCAGTCACGAGTAGTAGGGCTATAAATGTACTGCTGATGCGTGGCTCGGCAGAAGCAGAGCAGGATTTACTTCCAGTTTTGGCTGTGCATGGCTTTATGATGTTTCTGGCATGGGGTATGTTGCTTCCTGGAGGTATATTGGCAGCTAGATACTTGAAACATCTTAAGGGTGATGGCTGGTACAAGATTCATGTTTACTTGCAATACTCAGGATTAGTAATTGTTCTACTTGCCCTTCTTTTTGCTGTTGCTGAGCTTCGGGGTTTTTATGTCACCTCACCACATGTTAAATTTGGAATTGCTGCAATATTTTTTGCCTGTATACAACCAGTGAATGCATGCCTACGGCCTCCAAAACCAAATAATGGCGAGCATCCATCTTCGAAAAGGGTCATTTGGGAATACTTTCACATTATTGTTGGCAGAACTGCTTTTGTTTTAGGCCTTGCAGCACTTTTTAGTGGCATGAAGCATTTGGAAGAAAGATATGGTGAGGAAAATGCCAATGGACTCATTTTGGCAATGGTGGTTTGGTTCGTACTTGGTGCATTCATTGTTGCTTATTTGGAATACCGTGAGAGGCAGCGAGTAAGGGGCCGGATATTTGGAAGAAGCAATTGGGTGCTTGGTAATGCCGAGGAAGATGATTCCCTTGATCTATTGAGCCCATCCAGGGCACATGCAGAGAAAGAGTCACAAACCTCTGCAACAATGGAAGTCCAGCTAGAACCTTTGAACAGATAG